The following DNA comes from Xyrauchen texanus isolate HMW12.3.18 chromosome 21, RBS_HiC_50CHRs, whole genome shotgun sequence.
acaaatgagatctctttaaaatCTCAGAATTTCTCCTAGACAGAAATGAGATAAAATGGACATTCTAATTAGTAGAATCggcttgttggccatggcaggcgtgggaaTCGACTTGTTGGCCGTGGCAAGCGTGGCCAtcggctcattggccgtggcaagCATGGGCGTCGGTGGCCGGGGCAAACGTGGTAGTCGGCTCGGTGGCACTGAAAATTTGTGAGGTAGACGTGGATGTGACGGATCAATCTCAGATTTGACTGTggcatggcgtggagcagactccaCGGCTgggtctgctccacgccatgccACAGCCACGGCTGGGTCTGAGAAATAGCGTGGAGCTGACTGTGGCATGactgtgacatagcatggagcagactcagacgtggatgtgacatggcgtggagcagaaggaggcgtggctgtgacatggcgtggagcaaaCTCAGGCTTGGAAGACTCGGAAGCCGGAACCGGGATTGAGAGAGGAGGATCCTCTGCAGCGAGTGTCTCTAAGATTAGGCTCACATATTCCTCCCACGTGAAATCTCCGGTCTCCAGCAATTCCCTCCACCATTGTGTTGTTAGTCCGATTTGGTAGATGGATTTCAGGGTATCATAATCAAAACCAGTGTGGACGGCAATGGTGGAGAAGAAATGGGAGAACTTTCTTATTGATAGGTCTGCCTGGCTCAGCTGTACAAAGTATGCCACTAGATCCATTTTGtagtcagttgttctgtaatgtAAGGAAGGAAGTCacaagagctggatctaggtgcggctAAGGGGTTTAATGAGAAATAAACAAGTACCAACTaatgggtaaacacaggaacaaataaaacatccaagaTGAGAAACAAGAGcgagcaagcaagcaagcaaacaaacaaacaaacaaacaaacaaacaaacaaacaaacaaagggcACTGATCATAcacaggaggtcaaaacacatgACAACTGACAAAGACTATGAAAGACTATGAaaacaacagggcattatatacacacaaTGGGTAATGAAATGAaaagacaggtgaaaacaatcgaggacagctggcagtgatgagggcagggaattatgggaagtgtggtCCGGGAgtaacagatgacaggggagaaacacaatgCACACGACGGTGAATCATGACAAATAGACTgtatgttttctgaagcgatgcaatcactttgggtgagaaacagatcaatatttaactccttctttactataaatctatatattataaagtggatatttataataaaaaaagtacttaaatattgatctttttctcacccacacatatcatatcgcttctgcagatatagatttaaccactggagtcacagagaatctttattttttggtgaactattcctgtacaGAGCAACCACTGTGCAATAATATTTTCCTCTGGGTAGCCCCTGACCTGTGAGTTTCATCTACTTTTTCAGGAATTACCACTGTTGGATTGAGTCCTGGATGAAACGTGATGATCTCCCGGAAGGTTACGATGGATGGCAGGTGCTTGATCCAACCCCTCAAGAAAGGAGTGACGGTAGGCTTTAGACTACAATACTGTGAATGATTAGTAGTTATATTATTATTGGTAAGCTTCttcttaatttattaaaaaaaagcttCCAGAGTACTTCTCCTCTGTCACATCCCTCTGTAGACTACAATGTAAACTAGCTCTACTCTGCCTTTTCTCCCATGTTCTCACAGGGGTGTTCTGCTGTGGGCCTTGCCCAGTCCGGGCAGTGAAAGATGGCGAGGTTGGGTTAAAATACGACACCCCATTTGTGTTCTCTGAGGTAAACGCAGATCTTGTTGTCTGGATTGTTCATCCAGATGGGGAGAGAACTCAAGTGTCCCAGAACAGCATAACCATAGGGCGGAACATCAGCACTAAGAGTGTGTATGGAGACTTCAGAGAAGACattacttcaaactacaaatATCCTGAAGGTAACATACATCAACCAGACTGCCTGTAGTATGCACTCATTTCATTCACATGTATTGAGCTGCATGAACAAAAACTAAATTCATTTTTTATCTGTCTCCTCCTATTCTCCTATCATCAACATGAAGCGATGATAACAACATATTACATACGTGACATTTTTCAGAGTAAAATGTTATTCAATGAGAAAAGAAATGTTGGGGGGACTTATCAATTGGGAATtgactggattgtgaaaagtggtctATATGTCAGgtggttgaaaaataagagggcttgatgATATCAGCCATAATGGAAAGTCACTTCACTTTTGTTTTTTGAATAATATGTATAGATGAACCATTCACAGTTAGACCAGCAATGtgtattaagaaattaaatagggtcaattttgatttcatgttggatTTAAAGTGTATTTGTACATGCCAACTGACAAGTATCACATCTGAATCTCCTGTCCCTCGACAGGCTCAATGAAGGAGCGAGAGGTTTATAAAAAGGCAGGAAGACAAGTGGCTCAACAGAATGAAGATGCAGGACAGCTCGAGCTCTTCATCAAGCATGCCCCAGCTATCCACGGCACAGACTTTGATGTGATTATAGAGGTGTATAATGCTGGTGGGGAGGACACAGATGCACAGCTCACAGTCACATCGAACGCAGTCACCTATAATAGCATACACAGGGGAGAGTGCCAGAGAAAGACAACATCTCTCATAGTGCCAGCTCACAAAGGTATGACCAGGAAACATACCAAAAAAGTACTCTGACACTTTGGGAGAATGTCCTTGCATTAAGtgaaaaaatatcaaatcaagtggcatCTACAAACAAGTGATTTTCTCACTTTTATTCACTTAGCTGCACTTTTCTTCGTCACTTTTGTTGTTCCATGGTTATTTTTAGTGgatatataaaataaatccactatcctctcaagttcacacaggtgtcttaCCAGAATAAACATAGTTGTGTAGCacatgaaagggatagttcacccaaaaatgaaaattctctcatcattttctcaccctcatgccatcccagatgtgtatgactttctttcttctgctgaacacaaacaaagatttttagaaaaatatctcagctctgtaggtccatacaatgcaagtggctagatatttgaagctctaaaaagtgtataaaggcagcataaaagtaattaataagacTGTGttcagtgtttaaataaataccttcagaagagatatgataggtgtgggttagaaccagatcaatatttaagtcttttttttgtataaatatccacattcacttttactttcacattcttcttttgtttttggcgatttacaCTTGTTGGGCAGATCACCACATACTGGGTAGGgaaaataatttatagtaaaaaaggaattacatatgtatctgtttctcacccacacctttaatATTGCTCCTGAACataatgatttaaccactggagttgtatgaattacttttatgctacctttatgctttttggaccttcaacgtTTTagaaaccattcacttgcattgtatggacctacagagctgagatattcttctaaaattctttgtttgtgttcagcataagaaagagagtcaaaaaataaataaagaatacttTGCAAACCCAGATGGGGCATCACCCCATACAACTTGATGCTTAAACACACAGAATAGTAAAAAGTGTACCGATTTACTTCACATTTTAGCGATCTAAAGTTCCACATTCTATTCATTTAGGTTCATGAAATTGTAGAGAGATACTGTAAACTATTTTatatatggcatgagggtgagtaaatgatgaggaatttacatttttggaaataaaaatataatttaaataccaTGTTATTCCACCTAGTTTTGTAAACAGAAATAATCATAAATTCGaacaatatgtatttatatagcttatatatttaaatattcacctCTCATTTACAGTCTTTGACAGTAAATTCAATAATATATCTGCATCACTTTTAGCTCATACAGAGGTGCTGCGACTTCAATATGACCATTATGGAGCATGTGTGTCTGAGGACCATATGATAAGGGTCACAGCGCTACTTCAACAACCCAGTGCACAGGACAACGTCATCCTGCAAGAAATCAACATACCCTTGAAAATGCCAACACTTTATATCAAGGTAACGAACTGTTCCACAGATTCTAGCACAACATCCTTGGCTCTTAGTGCAGAACACATTCCCTAATAACTGACATTTTTCTACATTCTAGATTGTTGGAACAGCGATTGTATCACGTAAACTCACAGCACACATCTCCTTCACCAATCCACTGCCTGTTAGTCTTAAAGGAGGTGTGTTTACTGTAGAAGGGGCAGGACTAACAGAAGCAAAGGAAATAAAAACACAGTATGTACTGgttttagcatttaaaaaaagaaagttttacaACAGTATTAAAGTGGGGACTACTGGTGTGGAATATTACTGGGAAAATATCACTTATGTTATATAAATTTCTTTTTGGGAAATAAACATAGTAGAAAGAATTGTTGAGCTCAGCAAGAATTCAGATAAGTggagacaatacaaaaatgtataaaaactaaTGACAAAAGTTAGAAGTTTGGACTGcatcttttgtcatttttgggtaataAACATGACAGAGTAATGTCACATTGTTACCCAATCCGTCAGAAATGTTCTGCCTTGATAAGAATTCTACTGACCTGACTATGCTATATTTCAGTGTGTAATCCAACCAATAAACTTCACATAAATTGCCTGGCAGGACATCAAGAAAAGGCTTATTTAGCCTTATGATCCTACTGCAGTTTCTCAGATAAGAGCTATTAGCTGCAGTTCCAGGTCACTGAATTCAGTTGTCAAAAAGACATGCAAGCTATAGTTGACTTATGTTAAATTATTGTGTATCTCTTTCTCCTATAGAGGTAATATTGAACCTGGTCAGAATGTGATGGTGAAATTCTATTTCAAACCTACCCGTGTTGGATTGAGGAAACTTCTCGTCGACTTTGACTCAGACAGACTGAGAGATGTCAAAGGAGAAGCCACTATTATTGTTCggcataaaaagaaaaacacgAATGCTCTCCCAGAAATATAGGCAAGCATGTCAATTAAGAGAGCAATATAATATTCAGTGTAGTTCACACAGTTTTAAaagataaaatgaaagtgaaaaacTTCACTTGCTTAAAGTTGtgttagtttactcaaaaatgaaaaatcggtcatcatttacttgccctaatgttgttccaaacctgtatgattttctttcctctgtggaacacaaaaggagataggcAGATTAATAGCCTCAGTCactgtttactgttttttttatttcatatattttttctatACTATAAAAACAAATGGTTACTTTGGCTGTTAGTCCCAACATACTGTCATGAAAAAAAGACAGgtataagggtttggaacaacataaagctGAGTAAATTGTGAAATAATTTTAACGttttgattgaactatccctttaataacaatatgtttgtttgctatttatttttatagtgtgTAAGGCTTATTGTACTTAATGTTTAATTTTCTGAAATAAGAATATGTTGCTctaaatatgtatgatttatccatatcaatataaatataaatataaatttatatataatcAGCTAAAGGCAACACCAAGATTTTAGAAGCTAAGCCTAACATTTTAGACTTTTTAGTTACTCTTCAACAATCACAGATTCCTCTGTGATTGCTAAAGAGTAACCTCATAAGCGAGCAGGTGACAtttattacagttacat
Coding sequences within:
- the tgm2l gene encoding protein-glutamine gamma-glutamyltransferase 2, with the protein product MANHNAILSVIDLQCYENNHAHRTEEMDTERLLVRRGQPFSVVLQCNERIPQPPEHHLNLILHLGKNNEVVLKVSDSEQDHEKWWFSRRNAQSEVMLTLHSPADAPVGLYSMAVVLLSADGQIMEQTKPQTFYLLFNPWCKEDAVYLPSDELLQEYILNENGILYQGSWDDVTTVPWNFGQFENDVLDICFEILDNSPAAMKNSEMDIANRASPVYVSRTVTAMVNANDDRGVVSGRWDGEYSDGVAPTHWTGSVPILRHWSKGGGQKVRYGQCWVFTGVACTVIRCLGIPTRCITNYSSAHDTNANIAVDYLFNEQLESVSEGKKDTIWNYHCWIESWMKRDDLPEGYDGWQVLDPTPQERSDGVFCCGPCPVRAVKDGEVGLKYDTPFVFSEVNADLVVWIVHPDGERTQVSQNSITIGRNISTKSVYGDFREDITSNYKYPEGSMKEREVYKKAGRQVAQQNEDAGQLELFIKHAPAIHGTDFDVIIEVYNAGGEDTDAQLTVTSNAVTYNSIHRGECQRKTTSLIVPAHKAHTEVLRLQYDHYGACVSEDHMIRVTALLQQPSAQDNVILQEINIPLKMPTLYIKIVGTAIVSRKLTAHISFTNPLPVSLKGGVFTVEGAGLTEAKEIKTQGNIEPGQNVMVKFYFKPTRVGLRKLLVDFDSDRLRDVKGEATIIVRHKKKNTNALPEI